In Psychrobacter ciconiae, the following are encoded in one genomic region:
- a CDS encoding polysaccharide biosynthesis protein encodes MAVDFNSYSNQAEGTDSGWLNRLSNQLLKLPRPAKRGVLIIADFVMAAVCLFLAISLRYGKLDNHIGILALCLYAAIPILGLYLIGFYKGVARAFFEGLMGRVLQLFLVLIIIYEGLLSLDYMPDMPRSAPIIFLFLFFIWLWNSRLTIKELLMRGQGKSLKLSKDYSGYDNVLIYGAGEAGRELLEGLKNSHKYYVSAFIDDDPQLTGAYVFGKRIYAAHELIDVVNKLEIAQIFLAMPSISRTRRREIIDSLADISIKIKALPSLQEIADDQVTVSTMRKIDILDVLDRQTVEPVQSLLQKNITGKSVLVTGAGGSIGSELCRQILKNKPKALVLYELSEFALYSIHQELLLKQSNNPNYKDIEITAILGNVVNEEHLIKIFKQHQIQTVYHAAAYKHVPIVEHNPFEGAINNSKGTYHCARAAIKAGVATFVLISTDKAVRPTNIMGASKRLAELVCQGLSQSQSTTCISMVRFGNVLGSSGSVVPVFTKQIEQGRPITVTHPEVTRYFMTIPEAANLVIQAGAMAKGGEVFVLNMGEPVKIVDLARRMIFLSGCIPKDDAHPNGDIEIKFTGLRPGEKLYEELIIGDDNVEATHHPLIMQAMEHSFALSEVEETLADLPQKARDSDIDWLKQRFEYFVDGYKAQSAT; translated from the coding sequence ATGGCAGTGGATTTTAACTCCTATTCTAATCAAGCAGAAGGCACAGATTCCGGTTGGCTTAATAGGCTTTCTAATCAATTGCTAAAACTGCCAAGACCAGCTAAGCGAGGCGTGTTAATCATCGCTGACTTTGTTATGGCAGCGGTTTGTTTGTTTTTAGCTATTTCTTTGCGTTACGGCAAGCTTGATAATCACATCGGTATACTTGCTTTGTGTTTATACGCTGCCATTCCTATTTTAGGGCTTTATCTCATCGGCTTTTATAAAGGCGTCGCTCGCGCCTTTTTTGAAGGGTTGATGGGGCGTGTGCTACAGCTATTTCTTGTGCTCATTATTATTTATGAAGGGCTGTTATCGCTTGATTATATGCCTGATATGCCAAGATCGGCGCCGATCATATTTTTATTTCTGTTTTTTATTTGGCTTTGGAATAGCCGGCTGACCATCAAAGAGCTGCTGATGCGTGGTCAAGGAAAAAGCTTAAAGTTAAGTAAAGATTATTCTGGCTACGATAATGTCTTGATTTATGGTGCCGGCGAGGCGGGTCGTGAATTGCTAGAAGGTCTTAAAAATTCGCATAAATACTATGTTAGCGCCTTTATTGATGATGACCCTCAATTAACCGGAGCTTATGTTTTTGGTAAGCGTATTTATGCCGCTCATGAACTTATTGATGTTGTTAATAAACTTGAAATCGCACAAATCTTTTTAGCCATGCCGTCTATCAGTCGCACTCGCCGCCGTGAAATTATTGATAGCCTTGCTGATATCTCAATTAAGATTAAAGCACTGCCAAGCTTGCAAGAAATTGCTGATGATCAAGTAACAGTCAGTACAATGCGCAAAATTGATATCTTAGACGTGCTAGATCGGCAAACGGTTGAACCCGTCCAGTCACTCTTACAAAAAAACATCACAGGCAAATCTGTCCTAGTTACCGGCGCCGGCGGCTCTATTGGTAGCGAACTTTGCCGCCAAATTTTAAAAAATAAGCCTAAGGCCTTGGTGCTTTATGAATTGTCTGAATTTGCGCTTTATAGCATTCACCAAGAGCTGTTATTAAAGCAAAGTAATAACCCTAACTATAAAGATATTGAGATCACTGCAATTTTGGGTAATGTGGTCAACGAAGAGCACTTAATTAAGATTTTCAAGCAGCATCAAATCCAAACCGTTTACCATGCGGCAGCCTACAAGCATGTCCCTATTGTTGAACACAATCCTTTTGAAGGCGCTATTAATAATAGCAAGGGCACCTATCACTGTGCTCGCGCCGCAATTAAAGCAGGTGTTGCCACCTTTGTACTTATTTCAACGGATAAAGCCGTTCGCCCAACCAATATTATGGGCGCATCAAAGCGCTTGGCTGAATTGGTCTGTCAGGGCTTGAGTCAATCACAATCTACGACCTGTATTAGCATGGTGCGCTTTGGTAATGTTTTGGGCTCCTCTGGTTCTGTCGTTCCGGTATTTACCAAGCAAATTGAACAAGGTCGACCAATTACTGTCACTCACCCTGAAGTCACCCGTTATTTTATGACCATTCCGGAAGCGGCGAACCTTGTCATTCAAGCAGGAGCTATGGCAAAGGGTGGAGAGGTTTTCGTTCTTAACATGGGCGAGCCCGTCAAAATTGTTGATTTGGCTCGGCGGATGATTTTCTTAAGTGGCTGTATCCCAAAAGATGATGCTCATCCAAATGGTGATATTGAAATTAAGTTTACCGGACTGCGACCTGGCGAAAAGCTTTATGAAGAGCTGATCATCGGTGATGATAATGTTGAAGCGACGCATCATCCGCTGATCATGCAGGCGATGGAACATAGCTTTGCGCTGAGCGAAGTTGAAGAAACGCTTGCCGACTTGCCACAAAAAGCACGCGATAGTGATATCGACTGGCTCAAGCAGCGTTTTGAGTATTTTGTAGATGGCTATAAAGCGCAGTCTGCCACCTAA